A stretch of the Asticcacaulis sp. ZE23SCel15 genome encodes the following:
- a CDS encoding N-acetylmuramoyl-L-alanine amidase yields MIRVLRHLVGYDFHKAVKIATASVLAAVICIGVSEVTSVRAATDATASGDVVKVRLGGDKAQTRIVLELNRAAKGKLLSADTASSAVLDLSDVRMDGPLSGEGRGLVSGWRVENQGGAVRLKLSYQGQAKIARRFILPPADGVGVYRYVIDVVPAAVTPPGDEATRLLMPDTPKGSAATQLKAEVPLRRSLKKIVVIDAGHGGKDSGALGTFSYEKDVNLAAAKTLKSKLESTGRYKVIMTRETDGFVDLSARVRIARSADADLFISLHSDSGPDKSTRGASIYTLSDSGTERAARKALVRGDWSLAERPADQMVNRILIDLTQRATKNRSATFAQVLLNNIGDTTPLLKTSHRQAGFVVLLAPDVPAVLLEMGFITNAMDEKLLNDSAQRNRMMTSVAKSIDQYFENDVRYASFVMMPKSGR; encoded by the coding sequence ATGATCCGGGTGCTCAGGCATTTGGTCGGCTATGATTTTCATAAGGCCGTAAAAATAGCGACCGCGTCGGTTCTGGCGGCTGTGATCTGCATCGGTGTGTCCGAAGTGACCTCCGTGCGGGCGGCCACGGATGCGACTGCTTCCGGCGATGTGGTTAAGGTGCGTCTGGGCGGTGATAAGGCTCAGACCCGGATCGTGCTTGAACTTAATCGCGCCGCCAAGGGTAAGCTTTTATCGGCAGATACGGCCTCATCGGCGGTGCTGGACTTAAGCGATGTGCGCATGGATGGCCCGTTAAGCGGTGAGGGCCGGGGTCTGGTCTCCGGCTGGCGTGTTGAAAATCAGGGCGGGGCGGTGCGCCTTAAACTCAGCTATCAGGGGCAGGCGAAAATTGCGCGCCGGTTCATTCTGCCGCCCGCCGATGGCGTGGGCGTTTATCGCTATGTGATCGATGTGGTGCCCGCCGCAGTTACACCTCCAGGTGATGAGGCCACGCGCCTATTGATGCCGGACACCCCCAAAGGCTCTGCGGCGACCCAGTTAAAGGCCGAAGTGCCGCTGCGCCGCTCATTGAAAAAGATTGTGGTCATTGATGCGGGTCACGGCGGGAAAGATTCCGGCGCTTTGGGGACGTTTTCTTATGAAAAAGACGTTAATTTAGCCGCAGCCAAGACATTGAAGTCCAAACTCGAGTCGACCGGGCGCTATAAGGTCATCATGACGCGCGAAACCGATGGGTTTGTTGATCTGTCGGCGCGGGTCCGGATTGCCCGCAGTGCCGATGCCGATCTGTTTATTTCGCTCCATTCCGATTCGGGGCCGGATAAGTCAACCCGTGGGGCCAGTATTTATACTCTGTCTGATTCGGGTACGGAACGGGCGGCACGTAAGGCCCTGGTACGCGGCGATTGGTCTTTGGCTGAACGTCCGGCCGATCAGATGGTCAACCGTATCCTCATTGATCTTACGCAGCGCGCCACCAAGAACCGCTCGGCAACCTTCGCTCAGGTCCTGCTCAACAATATTGGCGACACCACGCCCTTGCTGAAAACCAGCCACCGTCAGGCCGGTTTTGTGGTTCTGCTGGCGCCGGATGTGCCTGCAGTTTTGCTGGAAATGGGCTTTATTACCAATGCGATGGATGAAAAACTGCTCAACGATTCGGCGCAACGTAACCGCATGATGACGTCGGTAGCCAAATCGATTGATCAGTATTTTGAAAATGATGTGCGCTATGCCTCATTTGTCATGATGCCCAAGTCTGGCCGCTAA
- a CDS encoding penicillin-binding protein 1A, producing the protein MTVIAVAGFAIAIYAAWLFHDLPDGTELADYRPATSTRVFAWDGTLIGEFAKERRIYVPYDRIPPRLAQAFLAAEDRNFFAHSGVDVGGLSRAAAKNVGNFMEGNRLEGGSTITQQVAKNVLLTNEQTLGRKLKEVILARRLEASLDKKQILELYLNEIFLGYRSNGVGTAAYNYFGKSVDELSLSEMAYLAALPKGPSNYHPTRRKEQAIDRRNWILGEMAKVGWVTPAEALAASKEDLVVQAAPARAKYRDADYFVGEVERRAQNIFGDEIYSSGYYLRTTLDPKLQTVARIALMDGLEQYDRRHGWRGGWDNIDMDNGWQAVALKRAAPAEREDWQHAIVEKASSSSVSIITATDGTRGRLADNDVIWAFAGKGLKSGDLIFVSEQSKGLFRLHQVPAVNGALVAVDPWTGRIVAMVGGYSYSLSKFNRAVQAKRQPGSAIKPFVYAVALENEFTPASIVMDAPISMAGAKGEKWSPQNYTRRYYGAQTLRKGLEYSRNAMTVRLAQKVGIKTVSQKIAEYGISDNLPAVLPIALGAGETTPYKLTAAYSMFANGGRKIRPHLIEVVQDREGGVVYKAEARKCPGACKRAFDGTESPKLLPDGSPVIDPITAYQITSYLEGVVQRGTAARASVLGRPIAGKTGTTNEYRSAWFVGYSPDLVVGVFVGFDDNRSLGEGETGGSSALPIFVDFMQQALKNKPVKPFMKPKDAVFVSVRGYEEAFRPGTEPKPVVTAAPSDIEGPKPYTEVWRDGLTEEVPSQDAAPERKPYVDEAEPILY; encoded by the coding sequence ATGACGGTGATCGCCGTCGCGGGCTTTGCGATCGCAATCTATGCCGCGTGGCTGTTTCATGACCTGCCCGATGGTACGGAACTGGCGGATTATCGTCCGGCGACCTCGACACGCGTCTTTGCCTGGGACGGCACCCTGATCGGGGAATTTGCCAAGGAGCGGCGCATCTATGTGCCCTATGATCGCATCCCGCCGCGTCTGGCGCAGGCCTTTCTGGCCGCCGAAGACCGTAATTTCTTTGCCCACTCCGGGGTTGATGTCGGTGGTTTGAGCCGGGCCGCAGCTAAGAACGTCGGCAATTTCATGGAAGGCAATCGCCTTGAGGGCGGTTCGACCATCACACAGCAGGTCGCCAAGAACGTCCTTTTGACCAATGAGCAGACCCTTGGCCGTAAACTTAAAGAGGTTATTCTGGCGCGTCGCCTTGAAGCCTCGCTGGATAAGAAGCAAATCCTTGAGCTCTATCTCAATGAGATATTCCTGGGCTATCGCTCCAACGGGGTTGGCACCGCAGCCTATAACTATTTCGGTAAGTCGGTCGATGAACTGTCTTTGAGTGAAATGGCTTATCTGGCCGCCTTGCCCAAGGGGCCGTCCAACTATCACCCGACCCGCCGCAAGGAGCAGGCCATCGACCGCCGCAACTGGATTTTGGGTGAAATGGCCAAGGTCGGCTGGGTCACACCGGCCGAGGCATTGGCGGCCTCGAAAGAAGATTTGGTGGTTCAGGCCGCACCAGCGCGCGCCAAATACCGCGATGCCGACTATTTCGTCGGTGAGGTTGAGCGCCGCGCCCAGAATATTTTCGGCGATGAGATTTATTCGAGCGGCTACTACCTCAGAACCACGCTTGACCCAAAGCTGCAAACCGTGGCGCGGATCGCGCTGATGGACGGCTTGGAGCAGTATGACCGCCGCCACGGCTGGCGCGGGGGCTGGGACAATATCGACATGGATAATGGTTGGCAGGCTGTCGCTCTGAAACGCGCGGCACCGGCTGAACGCGAAGACTGGCAACATGCCATTGTTGAAAAGGCGTCGTCGTCTTCGGTAAGCATAATCACCGCGACCGATGGCACGCGTGGGCGTCTGGCCGATAATGATGTCATCTGGGCGTTTGCGGGTAAGGGCCTGAAATCCGGTGATTTGATCTTCGTGTCTGAACAATCCAAAGGCCTTTTCAGGCTGCATCAGGTGCCTGCGGTCAATGGCGCCCTGGTGGCGGTTGATCCCTGGACCGGGCGGATCGTGGCTATGGTGGGTGGCTACAGCTACTCTCTGTCGAAATTTAACCGCGCCGTTCAGGCTAAGCGTCAGCCCGGTTCGGCCATCAAGCCGTTTGTCTATGCGGTCGCTCTGGAGAATGAGTTTACGCCAGCGTCGATCGTTATGGATGCGCCGATTTCCATGGCAGGTGCCAAAGGCGAAAAATGGTCGCCGCAAAACTATACCCGCCGCTATTACGGCGCGCAGACCCTGCGCAAGGGCCTTGAATACTCACGCAACGCCATGACCGTGCGGCTGGCGCAAAAGGTCGGCATCAAGACCGTCTCGCAAAAGATTGCCGAATATGGCATTTCCGATAACCTGCCCGCCGTCTTGCCGATAGCACTTGGGGCAGGGGAGACCACACCCTATAAATTGACCGCGGCCTATTCGATGTTTGCCAATGGTGGACGCAAAATTCGCCCGCATCTAATAGAGGTGGTGCAGGATCGCGAGGGCGGGGTGGTCTATAAGGCTGAAGCCCGTAAATGCCCCGGCGCCTGTAAGCGCGCCTTTGACGGCACGGAATCGCCTAAGCTATTGCCGGATGGTTCCCCGGTTATTGACCCGATTACGGCCTATCAGATCACCTCTTATCTTGAGGGTGTGGTTCAACGCGGTACGGCCGCACGGGCCTCGGTTCTCGGTCGCCCGATTGCGGGTAAGACCGGCACCACCAATGAATACCGCAGCGCCTGGTTTGTTGGCTATTCACCCGATCTGGTGGTTGGCGTCTTTGTCGGTTTTGATGATAACCGTTCACTGGGCGAGGGGGAGACGGGCGGATCTTCGGCCTTGCCTATCTTTGTCGATTTCATGCAGCAAGCGTTGAAGAACAAACCCGTTAAACCGTTCATGAAGCCCAAGGATGCGGTCTTTGTTTCGGTCCGCGGTTATGAAGAAGCGTTCCGGCCGGGTACTGAGCCCAAGCCGGTCGTGACGGCAGCGCCTTCTGACATCGAAGGGCCCAAGCCCTATACCGAAGTTTGGCGTGATGGCCTGACCGAAGAAGTGCCGTCTCAGGACGCCGCTCCTGAGCGCAAGCCCTATGTGGATGAGGCTGAGCCCATTCTCTATTAA